In Mustela nigripes isolate SB6536 chromosome 10, MUSNIG.SB6536, whole genome shotgun sequence, one DNA window encodes the following:
- the LOC132026251 gene encoding olfactory receptor 10R2-like, which produces MANSSQVTEFLLLGFSSFGELQPVLFVLFLCLYLIILSGNFTIISVIHLDRSLHTPMYFFLCVLSTSEVFYTIVILPKMLINLLSVLRTLSFTGCATQMFFFLGFAITNCLLLGVMGYDRYTAICQPLRYPVLMNWRVCGQLAASCIVSGFLISLVVTTLVFNLPFCGPNKVNHYFCDISPVIRLACAETYIHELVIFICGVLVLLVPLIFICISYGFIVHTILKIPSAEGKRKAFSTCASHLIVVIVHYGCASSVYLRPSAKYSSGKDRLVTVTYTIITPLLNPMVYSLRNKDVQLAIRKMIGKTGVSLKT; this is translated from the coding sequence ATGGCCAATTCTTCCCAGGTCACTGAGTTCCTATTGCTGGGTTTCTCTAGCTTTGGTGAATTGCAGCCTGTTctctttgtgctttttctctgcctctaTTTGATCATCCTGAGTGGAAACTTCACCATCATCTCTGTCATCCACCTGGACCGCAGCCTTCACACACCCATGTacttttttctctgtgtcctttcaACCTCTGAAGTCTTCTACACAATTGTTATCCTGCCCAAGATGCTTATCAACCTGCTCTCTGTCCTCAGGACACTCTCCTTCACGGGCTGTGCCACACAGATGTTCTTTTTCCTCGGCTTTGCTATAACCAATTGCCTGCTTCTGGGAGTTATGGGTTATGACCGCTACACTGCCATCTGCCAGCCTTTGCGCTACCCTGTTCTCATGAACTGGAGGGTGTGTGGACAGCTGGCAGCAAGCTGTATTGTTAGTGGCTTCCTAATATCTCTGGTGGTAACAACTTTGGTCTTCAACCTCCCTTTCTGTGGCCCCAACAAAGTCAACCACTACTTTTGTGACATCTCACCAGTTATCCGTCTTGCCTGTGCTGAAACCTACATCCATGAGCTGGTCATCTTCATCTGCGGAGTCTTGGTGCTTCTTGTACCCTTGATCTTCATCTGTATTTCTTATGGCTTCATTGTCCATACCATCCTGAAGATCCCATCTGCTGAGGGCAAACGGAAAGCCTTCTCCACCTGTGCCTCCCATCTTATTGTGGTCATTGTCCACTACGGATGTGCTTCCTCTGTCTATCTTCGGCCCTCAGCCAAATATTCATCAGGCAAAGACAGGCTGGTGACAGTGACCTATACTATCATTACCCCACTGTTGAACCCTATGGTATACAGCCTTAGGAACAAAGATGTACAGCTGGCTATTCGGAAAATGATTGGGAAGACTGGGGTTTCTCTTAAGACTTGA
- the LOC132026252 gene encoding olfactory receptor 10K1 yields MEQGNETLVREFVFLGFSSLAGLQRLLFIAFLPIYLFTLGTNAIIISTIVLDRALHTPMYFFLAVLSCSETCYTFVIVPKMLVDLLAQKKTISFLGCAIQMFTFLFLGCSHSFLLAAMGYDRYVAICNPLRYTELMGPRVCVGLVGAACACGFTIAQVVTFLVFHLPFRSSNQLHHFFCDIAPVLKVASHHSRLSQLVIFMIGVFVLVIPLLLILVSYIRIISAILKIPSSTGRYKAFSTCASHLIVVTVHYGCASFIYLRPKSSYSSSQDTLISVSYTILTPLFNPMIYSLRNTEFKSALRRVMGQTSYPIH; encoded by the coding sequence ATGGAGCAGGGCAATGAGACCCTGGTGAGGGAGTTCGTCTTCCTTGGCTTCTCTTCTCTGGCTGGGCTGCAGCGGCTGCTCTTCATAGCCTTCCTGCCCATCTACCTGTTCACCCTGGGCACCAATGCCATCATCATTTCCACCATCGTGCTGGACAGAGCCCttcacacccccatgtacttcttccttgccGTCCTCTCCTGCTCTGAGACCTGCTACACATTCGTCATTGTACCCAAGATGCTGGTGGACCTGCTGGCCCAGAAGAAGACCATCTCCTTCCTGGGCTGTGCCATCCAGATGTTCACCTTCCTCTTCCTTGGCTGTTCTCACTCCTTCCTGCTGGCAGCCATGGGCTATGACCGCTACGTGGCCATCTGTAACCCTCTGCGCTACACGGAGCTCATGGGACCCCGGGTGTGTGTGGGACTAGTGGGCGCTGCCTGTGCCTGTGGCTTTACTATTGCACAGGTTGTCACCTTCCTGGTATTTCACTTGCCCTTCCGTTCCTCCAACCAGCTCCATCATTTCTTCTGTGACATCGCCCCTGTCCTCAAGgtggcatcccaccactcccgcCTCAGTCAGTTGGTCATTTTCATGATTGGTGTATTCGTCTTGGTCATTCCCCTGCTACTTATCTTGGTCTCTTACATCCGCATCATTTCTGCCATTTTGAAGATCCCATCCTCCACCGGCAGGTACAAGGCCTTCTCCACCTGTGCCTCCCATCTCATTGTGGTAACTGTGCATTATGGCTGTGCCTCTTTCATCTACTTAAGGCCCAAGTCCAGCTATTCGTCAAGTCAGGACACCCTCATATCTGTGTCCTACACCATCCTCACTCCACTGTTCAATCCAATGATTTACAGTCTGAGGAATACGGAGTTCAAGTCAGCCCTTCGAAGGGTAATGGGCCAGACTTCATATCCTATTCactaa